In bacterium, a single window of DNA contains:
- a CDS encoding anti-sigma factor — translation MKKECTNPEKLSAFLDGELSEQERENIKSHLKNCLLCQKEVSELTKLSELLNNSFLPIEPSPYFITELKQKIEDNETMSVEIRINDWIARIKHSLIPIGATALILFSFVAGNRIGNILYQKSSTVGEREIYTSVESSILNDFPESSLTNTYANLLSEEGER, via the coding sequence ATGAAAAAAGAATGTACCAATCCGGAAAAACTATCTGCTTTCTTAGATGGGGAACTGTCAGAACAGGAAAGGGAAAACATCAAGTCTCACTTGAAAAATTGCTTGCTATGTCAAAAAGAAGTTAGTGAACTAACCAAATTGTCCGAATTGCTTAACAATTCTTTTCTCCCGATTGAACCGTCACCTTATTTCATTACCGAGCTGAAACAGAAGATTGAAGATAATGAAACTATGTCTGTCGAGATAAGGATTAATGACTGGATAGCCCGCATAAAGCATTCTCTTATCCCTATCGGAGCAACGGCTCTTATTCTCTTCTCTTTTGTTGCCGGCAATCGCATCGGGAATATATTATATCAAAAATCTTCAACCGTTGGAGAACGGGAAATTTATACTTCCGTTGAAAGTTCTATACTCAATGATTTCCCGGAAAGCTCATTAACCAATACTTATGCTAATTTATTATCAGAAGAAGGAGAGCGATGA
- a CDS encoding sigma-70 family RNA polymerase sigma factor, translated as MENLLKNKSDEELLKAVASKDESAFEILVEKYKYSVLNIIYRYTTNRTEAEDISQDIFVKIWHSADSFKYKSKVSTWIYRVVVNYCLNFKDKNKINNTIQSLDELSEKGEIITDSSKEYKSYENNETDRIVRDSVNKLPERYKIVLILSRFDNKSYQEISEIMNLSIPAVESLIFRAKANLKKVLLPYFNKRTDI; from the coding sequence ATGGAAAATTTGTTAAAAAATAAATCTGATGAAGAATTGCTAAAAGCTGTTGCAAGTAAAGATGAATCTGCTTTTGAAATTCTTGTAGAAAAGTATAAATACTCCGTTCTTAACATAATTTATCGTTATACCACAAATCGTACGGAAGCCGAAGATATTTCTCAGGATATATTTGTTAAAATCTGGCATTCTGCAGACAGCTTTAAATATAAATCCAAAGTCTCCACATGGATATATAGAGTCGTAGTAAATTACTGCCTTAATTTTAAAGATAAAAATAAAATTAATAATACTATTCAATCCCTTGATGAACTTTCAGAAAAAGGTGAAATTATAACCGATTCTTCAAAAGAATATAAGAGTTATGAAAATAACGAAACGGATAGAATAGTAAGGGATTCTGTAAATAAACTGCCTGAAAGATACAAAATAGTTCTTATTTTATCAAGATTTGATAATAAATCCTATCAGGAAATTTCCGAAATTATGAATCTTTCAATTCCTGCAGTTGAGTCATTGATTTTCAGAGCAAAAGCTAACTTAAAAAAAGTACTCTTGCCATATTTTAATAAGAGAACAGATATTTAA
- a CDS encoding FlgD immunoglobulin-like domain containing protein produces MLKNEMPADSVKVNQIAIFCNDSNYLNASFYNFNLYAIHTSLSELTDSFASNYVDTPFLVMHRDTLDFQCMYNQWTALTFDSVFKYNGTDNLIFEIQWNGSNAGSVYSRAFVTSSPRVLDGYINYPIGTLHSSMNSLQIYYSTYGVEEKSKSIASNKKLYNYPNPFINSTEINYELPYNTDVNIAIYNLSGQKITTLVTEYKKAGCYTVKWDGKDNHNNKVNTGTYFYTLKIDNYRISNKLTILK; encoded by the coding sequence GTGCTTAAAAATGAAATGCCGGCGGATTCAGTAAAAGTAAATCAAATAGCTATATTTTGCAATGATTCTAACTACTTGAATGCAAGTTTTTACAATTTTAACCTCTATGCTATCCATACATCTTTATCGGAATTGACAGACTCTTTTGCTAGCAATTATGTCGATACGCCTTTTTTAGTTATGCATAGAGATACTTTAGATTTCCAATGCATGTATAATCAATGGACGGCTTTGACATTTGATAGTGTTTTTAAGTATAACGGAACGGATAATCTTATATTTGAAATTCAATGGAATGGTTCAAATGCAGGTTCGGTTTATAGTCGCGCATTTGTTACAAGCTCGCCTAGAGTTCTTGATGGGTACATAAATTATCCAATCGGAACATTGCACTCTTCTATGAATAGTTTGCAGATTTACTACTCAACCTATGGAGTAGAGGAAAAATCGAAGAGTATTGCCTCCAATAAAAAATTGTATAATTATCCTAACCCATTTATAAATTCAACGGAAATCAACTATGAACTTCCGTACAACACAGATGTGAATATTGCAATCTATAATCTGTCAGGACAAAAAATAACAACGCTTGTAACCGAATACAAAAAAGCAGGTTGTTATACTGTGAAATGGGATGGAAAAGATAATCATAACAACAAAGTAAATACGGGGACTTATTTTTATACTCTTAAAATTGACAACTATAGGATATCCAACAAGCTAACAATACTGAAATAA
- the rfbH gene encoding lipopolysaccharide biosynthesis protein RfbH, with amino-acid sequence MNEKKLRQEIFDKVKKLYKLRNQEKFVPGKTRINYAGRVYDEKEIVNLVDASLDFWLTAGRYASTFEKKFAQFLGLKYCLLTNSGSSANLLAVSALTSPKLGKRRLKTGDEVITTACGFPTTLNPIIQNNLIPVFIDVDLETYNIQVDKIEKAITKKTKAIFVAHTLGNTSNLDKIMEIVKKHNLWFIEDNCDALGTKFRNKYTGTFGHISTCSFYPAHHITMGEGGAVLTNDPLLKKIIVSFRDWGRDCWCEPGNDKTCGKRFDWQFGKLPVGYDHKYIYSHIGYNLKITDMQASIGVEQLKKLPSFIEIRKKNFKFLAEKLKKYEKYFLLPQATKNSEPSWFGFPILIKENVPFSRADIVNYLEKNKIATRMLFGGNLTKQPAYEVIKYRLAGSLKNTDLAMNNLFWIGVYPGMTEEKLNYIIKIFAQYSHLVR; translated from the coding sequence ATGAACGAGAAAAAACTTAGACAAGAGATTTTTGATAAGGTAAAAAAACTATACAAACTAAGAAATCAGGAAAAATTTGTTCCCGGAAAAACAAGAATTAATTATGCCGGAAGAGTTTATGACGAAAAAGAAATAGTTAATCTGGTAGATGCTTCTCTTGATTTCTGGCTTACAGCAGGAAGATATGCATCAACATTTGAGAAAAAATTTGCACAATTTTTAGGATTAAAATATTGCCTTCTGACTAATTCCGGTTCCTCGGCTAATCTTTTGGCGGTTTCTGCTTTAACTTCTCCTAAATTAGGAAAAAGGAGATTAAAAACAGGCGATGAAGTTATCACTACTGCCTGTGGATTTCCTACGACACTAAATCCAATTATTCAGAATAATCTTATCCCGGTTTTTATTGATGTGGATTTAGAAACATATAACATTCAAGTAGATAAAATTGAGAAAGCAATAACAAAAAAAACTAAAGCAATATTTGTTGCCCATACATTGGGTAATACGTCTAATCTTGATAAAATTATGGAAATAGTAAAAAAACATAATTTATGGTTTATTGAAGATAATTGTGATGCGTTAGGTACGAAATTTAGAAATAAATATACCGGAACATTTGGGCATATATCAACTTGCAGTTTTTACCCTGCCCATCATATTACAATGGGAGAGGGCGGCGCGGTCTTAACAAATGACCCATTATTGAAAAAAATAATTGTTTCTTTCAGGGATTGGGGACGAGACTGTTGGTGTGAACCCGGCAATGATAAAACTTGTGGAAAAAGATTTGACTGGCAATTTGGGAAACTTCCGGTTGGCTATGACCACAAATATATTTATTCCCACATTGGATATAATCTTAAAATTACTGATATGCAAGCATCCATAGGAGTAGAGCAGTTAAAAAAATTGCCTTCTTTTATTGAAATAAGAAAAAAGAATTTCAAATTCCTCGCTGAAAAATTAAAAAAATATGAAAAATATTTTCTTCTCCCACAAGCAACAAAAAATTCTGAACCTAGTTGGTTTGGTTTCCCTATTCTAATAAAAGAAAATGTTCCATTTTCGAGAGCAGATATTGTAAATTATCTGGAAAAAAATAAGATTGCTACGAGGATGCTTTTTGGGGGAAACCTGACAAAACAACCTGCTTATGAAGTGATAAAATATAGACTTGCAGGCTCATTGAAAAATACAGACTTGGCAATGAACAATCTCTTTTGGATTGGTGTATATCCGGGGATGACAGAAGAGAAATTGAATTACATAATCAAAATATTTGCCCAATACTCACATTTGGTTAGGTAA
- a CDS encoding radical SAM protein, with protein MSVRRYTPQIGALLLTSRCNLNCGYCGAAKILRETNGRLLENDANLEKVQRIFTNPLFANCLLVELQGGEPLLVEDLDRIVAYLTRRGHITNIITNGLLLADRIADLKNAGVSRIEVSLYNENQTVMKRDLAKINRTFPVNTSIMLLRSMVEKMPDKLLETARFVHDTGCRGLHFLMYRPIGLNPKPEEVIRNTDPAYLEFRRRAEDVLPGFCSWHSTVNSGTVKKLCPQLWQRIMCDMLGNVVICCGIGETLKGPNSNLFKTEPNILLNHPMLVNMRKQLIDPKCDSPDICKICNLLDDPGW; from the coding sequence ATGTCTGTGCGACGGTATACGCCACAAATTGGTGCACTCTTATTAACTTCGAGATGTAACCTCAATTGTGGATATTGCGGAGCGGCAAAAATCCTCAGGGAAACTAATGGTAGATTGTTAGAAAACGATGCCAATCTTGAGAAGGTTCAACGTATTTTCACTAATCCATTATTTGCAAATTGCTTGTTGGTTGAATTGCAGGGGGGCGAACCATTATTGGTTGAAGATTTGGACCGTATTGTTGCGTATCTTACAAGACGGGGACATATTACCAACATAATTACGAATGGGTTGCTTCTTGCTGACCGTATTGCTGATTTGAAAAATGCCGGAGTTTCACGAATAGAAGTTTCCCTCTATAATGAAAATCAAACAGTTATGAAACGTGATCTTGCAAAAATTAACAGGACCTTTCCCGTAAATACAAGCATTATGTTGTTGCGGAGTATGGTAGAGAAAATGCCTGACAAGCTTCTGGAAACAGCTCGTTTTGTCCATGATACCGGATGTCGTGGTTTGCACTTTTTGATGTATCGTCCAATAGGTTTGAATCCAAAACCGGAAGAGGTAATTAGGAATACCGATCCTGCCTACTTGGAATTCCGCCGCAGAGCGGAAGATGTTTTGCCGGGATTTTGTTCATGGCATTCAACGGTCAATTCCGGAACAGTAAAAAAACTTTGTCCACAGTTGTGGCAGCGTATAATGTGTGATATGTTGGGAAACGTAGTAATTTGTTGCGGTATAGGGGAGACATTGAAAGGACCAAATAGTAACTTATTTAAAACTGAACCGAATATCTTGCTTAACCATCCAATGCTGGTAAATATGAGAAAACAACTTATAGATCCTAAATGCGATTCTCCGGATATATGTAAAATATGTAATCTATTGGATGATCCCGGTTGGTAA
- a CDS encoding glycosyltransferase family 2 protein, which yields MKKISVITSCYNEEETIRDVYEKIKEIFVDLKNTYEYEHIFMDNCSTDKTLSILKDIAANDKKIKILSYSKDFGPLKSAMVGYTYATGNAVINFEANLKDPPELINTFIKYWEEGFDVVYGIRKKTGDKFFMRFMRRFFYWFCNVLSRENLPLNVGGFSLIDRKVVNELIKLDDHKPYTRGLITSIGFQQIGIEYVRGKRPKGKSKSDMDYLIDFAINAIISYSIKPIRFCTFIGMGLAGLSFMTAIVYFILKLFFWHAQIPAVSALIMAVLFFAGIQLFFLGIIGEYVGAIHSQVRKKPYVVVREKINFDETEDNKGKEK from the coding sequence ATGAAAAAGATTTCAGTTATTACCAGTTGTTATAATGAAGAGGAAACCATTAGAGATGTGTATGAAAAAATTAAAGAAATATTTGTTGATTTGAAAAATACTTATGAATACGAACATATATTTATGGATAATTGTAGTACCGATAAAACCCTTTCTATTTTGAAAGATATTGCCGCTAACGATAAGAAAATAAAAATTTTGTCATATTCCAAAGATTTTGGTCCCTTGAAAAGCGCAATGGTTGGCTATACCTATGCAACCGGAAATGCAGTAATTAATTTTGAAGCAAACTTAAAAGACCCTCCCGAATTAATTAATACTTTTATAAAATACTGGGAAGAAGGATTTGATGTGGTCTATGGTATAAGAAAAAAAACCGGGGATAAGTTCTTTATGCGTTTTATGCGTAGATTCTTTTATTGGTTCTGTAATGTTTTATCCCGGGAAAATCTACCGTTAAATGTGGGCGGATTTTCCTTGATAGACCGTAAAGTTGTTAACGAACTGATTAAACTGGACGACCACAAACCATACACCCGGGGTCTAATAACATCAATCGGGTTTCAACAGATTGGCATTGAATACGTAAGAGGAAAAAGGCCAAAAGGCAAATCTAAAAGCGATATGGATTATCTTATTGATTTTGCCATTAATGCAATTATTAGTTATTCCATTAAGCCAATTAGGTTTTGTACTTTTATAGGAATGGGGTTGGCAGGATTGAGTTTTATGACTGCAATAGTATATTTTATTCTCAAATTGTTCTTTTGGCATGCGCAGATTCCTGCTGTATCTGCCTTGATTATGGCGGTTCTGTTTTTTGCGGGAATTCAACTTTTTTTCCTTGGAATAATAGGCGAATATGTTGGCGCTATCCATTCTCAAGTGCGTAAAAAACCGTATGTTGTTGTCAGAGAAAAGATTAATTTTGATGAAACCGAGGACAATAAAGGAAAAGAAAAATAG
- a CDS encoding MoxR family ATPase codes for MNDIEYVEKLVAAKKQIIAELKKCIVGQDDVINQILVALFSQGHCILLGVPGLAKTLLVNTIASALSLKFNRIQFTPDLMPSDITGTDIIEQDAVSGKRVFRFVKGPVFANIVLADEINRTPPKTQSALLQAMQEYNVTASGITYKLEHPFFVLATQNPIEQEGTYPLPEAQLDRFMCEIEVNYPTMEEECKIVETTTSQYVPVIEKVLGMESILELQKLIRKIPVPDKLIHSVVKFVNLTRPNPEAPKYVNDWIAWGASPRASQYLILGAKACAALDGRYTPSIEDVKYMAIPVLRHRIIPNFHAEADNITTVEIIKRLLKEV; via the coding sequence ATGAATGATATTGAATATGTTGAGAAGCTTGTTGCCGCCAAAAAACAAATTATTGCGGAGCTTAAAAAATGTATTGTAGGGCAAGATGATGTAATAAACCAGATTTTAGTTGCCCTTTTTTCACAGGGACACTGTATTTTATTGGGAGTGCCGGGTTTAGCAAAAACCTTGCTCGTAAACACTATTGCATCTGCTCTTTCTTTAAAATTCAACCGTATTCAATTTACTCCTGACCTTATGCCTTCGGATATAACAGGTACGGATATAATTGAACAGGATGCCGTTAGTGGAAAACGTGTTTTCAGATTTGTAAAAGGTCCTGTATTTGCAAATATAGTCCTTGCTGACGAAATTAATCGTACCCCGCCCAAAACCCAATCAGCTTTGTTACAAGCAATGCAAGAATATAATGTTACGGCATCCGGCATTACTTATAAATTGGAACATCCGTTTTTTGTTCTTGCCACTCAAAATCCAATAGAACAGGAAGGTACATATCCTCTACCTGAAGCCCAACTTGATAGATTTATGTGCGAAATAGAAGTTAATTATCCGACAATGGAAGAAGAATGTAAAATCGTTGAAACTACAACTTCACAATATGTACCTGTTATCGAAAAAGTATTAGGTATGGAGAGTATATTGGAATTGCAAAAATTAATAAGAAAAATTCCTGTTCCGGATAAGCTTATTCACTCTGTCGTAAAGTTTGTCAATCTTACAAGACCGAATCCTGAAGCTCCTAAATATGTAAATGATTGGATTGCTTGGGGCGCTAGTCCCCGCGCTAGCCAGTATTTGATTCTCGGGGCAAAAGCTTGCGCCGCGCTCGATGGTAGATATACTCCTTCAATAGAAGATGTAAAATATATGGCGATACCCGTTTTAAGACACCGCATTATTCCGAATTTTCATGCTGAAGCAGATAACATAACTACTGTGGAAATAATAAAACGGTTGTTAAAAGAGGTTTAA
- a CDS encoding diguanylate cyclase: MKSTKIREQKAKDLLKEYKYSEALQEYQVLIQDEPNNPNFYNIIGDIYKMMKLTDDAINSYKKAREIYTKDFLYNNAVAISKKILRINPDAEETYYILGILYSQLKLKSEAIENFVDYANRMRKRNNLEEVIKTYEYINEKFPNSEPVINELKELYLREGIEQAKNFGPFQCEAASSLPDSSIKTENIESPILENYLSNAIKLVKGEISKEDIKIPEEITKNSTADISTIETSIKIEPVRKSIDSLTQLYDRDALMEFCEEEILNAEQENRTFGVIFLDIAHFRTINEKFGEPLGDKILCQMANLLKGNLAEKETLFRYNGDAFTILSPSLAEKDKEEKQENLKNLVEKFDFESKVPISIKTEVSLYPTDAANSRTLLEQGYSKISIKKRSSISCSQLIGQEKALEDLQKAFTGGEKVVFISGAAGIGKTRILSEFSDRLKFKGYQTFITHCNTPVSPYAPFKQFFRQYIEKNETLSTEITALFAQIKSLLPFWEQYKKTDLEFTNYDIFLDYSPISLKYGNSILCNICDEERIEFFNKIVSTLSTISNEAPVLFIIEDIQDADMSTFELISYFVQHSQNFKGIICCTSEIHMTDKNEIEKCFSKVWKEMPEIQITPLSEKDMDAMISIIFSQFVPPFPILEKAKEISKGNPLLLQEALNSLINEETPFESVKEIFENKITQLDKNEETILSTAALLGNEFDVNFLTLFTGKNEGYLSHIIDKGLDLGLIKLVINNKYRFTYNEIYKLLKSKVENSSELHRKIGEWIEIYYSEKMEEFLWDIAYHLELSDDSSKGASYNLWAGDEARLIYGYNDAVKYYERVLKSITDKNEIIALYNNIVITYFLMKDYKSYEKLISELDKKSKKEKEWEAMTTFNKGLFCIIRDNKNDALSYLAEANNLYREIDDTTLLIESCLILGELHRSRSDYECALKYLAEAFELSKKSHKDKSKGRSVFLMGCIFHELNKTKEAFECYSEAISIFKNIHSKPYLLKSIMNVLNLPGEFSLSVKKEYKTIEIST; the protein is encoded by the coding sequence ATGAAATCAACGAAAATAAGAGAGCAAAAAGCAAAAGACCTTTTGAAAGAGTATAAGTATTCCGAGGCACTTCAAGAGTACCAGGTTCTTATCCAGGATGAACCCAACAATCCCAATTTCTATAATATTATCGGAGATATTTATAAAATGATGAAATTAACAGATGATGCGATAAATTCCTATAAAAAAGCAAGGGAGATTTATACAAAAGATTTTTTATATAATAACGCTGTCGCAATATCCAAAAAGATTTTAAGGATAAATCCCGATGCCGAAGAAACATATTACATTCTTGGAATTCTTTATTCTCAACTTAAATTAAAAAGTGAAGCCATCGAAAACTTTGTTGACTATGCAAACCGTATGCGTAAAAGAAACAACCTTGAAGAAGTAATCAAAACTTACGAATATATAAATGAAAAATTTCCTAATAGTGAACCCGTTATAAATGAATTAAAAGAATTATATCTCAGGGAAGGCATAGAGCAGGCCAAAAACTTCGGTCCATTTCAATGTGAAGCAGCCTCATCTTTACCAGACAGTAGCATAAAAACAGAAAATATAGAAAGTCCTATATTGGAGAATTATCTAAGTAATGCAATTAAGCTGGTTAAAGGAGAAATTTCTAAAGAAGATATAAAAATCCCGGAGGAAATCACTAAAAATTCTACTGCTGATATATCTACAATAGAAACGAGTATTAAAATTGAACCTGTCCGGAAGTCAATAGATAGCCTTACCCAACTTTATGACCGTGACGCGCTTATGGAATTTTGTGAGGAAGAGATATTAAATGCCGAACAAGAGAATCGCACATTTGGAGTTATTTTTCTTGATATTGCCCATTTCCGCACAATAAATGAAAAGTTTGGAGAACCTCTTGGCGATAAGATACTATGCCAGATGGCAAATTTACTAAAAGGGAATTTAGCAGAGAAAGAAACTCTATTCCGCTACAACGGAGATGCTTTTACCATACTTTCTCCAAGTTTAGCAGAAAAAGACAAAGAAGAAAAACAAGAAAATCTTAAAAATCTCGTAGAGAAATTTGATTTCGAATCTAAAGTCCCTATAAGCATAAAAACAGAAGTCTCACTGTATCCCACAGATGCTGCCAATTCCAGAACATTATTAGAGCAAGGATATAGCAAGATCAGCATTAAGAAACGTAGTTCCATTAGCTGTTCGCAACTCATCGGACAGGAAAAAGCGCTTGAAGATTTACAAAAGGCTTTCACCGGTGGGGAGAAGGTGGTTTTTATTTCAGGCGCAGCCGGCATAGGAAAAACGAGAATTTTAAGTGAATTTTCAGATCGATTAAAATTCAAAGGATACCAGACATTTATTACACATTGCAACACTCCTGTCTCACCTTATGCGCCATTTAAACAATTTTTCAGACAATATATAGAAAAGAATGAAACACTTTCGACAGAAATAACGGCTTTATTTGCCCAGATTAAATCTTTATTACCTTTCTGGGAGCAATATAAAAAAACAGATTTAGAATTTACCAACTATGATATATTTCTAGATTATTCTCCCATTTCTTTGAAATATGGCAACTCAATTTTATGTAATATCTGTGATGAAGAACGAATAGAGTTTTTTAATAAGATAGTTTCCACCCTCAGCACGATTTCCAATGAAGCTCCTGTTTTATTTATAATAGAAGATATTCAGGATGCAGATATGTCTACTTTTGAATTAATTTCTTATTTTGTTCAACATTCTCAAAATTTCAAGGGAATAATATGCTGTACTTCAGAGATACACATGACAGATAAAAACGAGATTGAAAAATGTTTTTCTAAGGTATGGAAAGAAATGCCGGAAATTCAAATTACTCCTTTATCCGAAAAAGATATGGATGCAATGATTTCCATAATTTTTTCACAATTTGTCCCCCCTTTTCCAATATTGGAAAAGGCCAAGGAGATATCAAAAGGGAACCCACTTCTCTTACAGGAAGCACTTAATAGTTTAATAAACGAAGAAACACCTTTTGAATCCGTAAAAGAAATATTTGAAAATAAAATAACCCAACTGGATAAGAATGAAGAAACTATATTATCGACTGCCGCTTTACTTGGGAACGAATTTGATGTAAATTTTTTAACTCTATTTACCGGTAAGAATGAGGGGTATCTTTCCCACATAATTGACAAAGGACTTGATCTTGGGCTCATTAAATTAGTTATTAACAATAAATATAGATTTACATATAATGAAATTTACAAACTTCTTAAAAGCAAGGTAGAAAACTCATCTGAATTGCACAGAAAGATAGGGGAATGGATAGAAATATACTACAGTGAAAAGATGGAAGAATTTTTATGGGACATCGCATATCATCTTGAATTATCCGATGATTCTTCGAAAGGAGCAAGTTATAACTTATGGGCAGGTGATGAAGCAAGGCTTATTTATGGTTATAATGATGCCGTGAAATATTATGAAAGGGTATTAAAATCAATAACCGATAAAAATGAAATCATTGCTCTTTATAATAATATTGTAATTACTTATTTCTTAATGAAAGATTATAAATCCTATGAAAAATTAATTTCCGAGCTGGATAAAAAATCCAAAAAAGAAAAAGAATGGGAAGCAATGACGACTTTCAACAAGGGACTATTTTGTATTATACGAGACAATAAAAATGATGCATTGTCTTATTTAGCCGAAGCAAATAATTTATACAGAGAAATAGACGATACTACTCTTTTAATAGAAAGTTGTCTAATACTTGGCGAATTACACAGGTCAAGAAGTGATTACGAGTGTGCATTAAAATATTTGGCGGAAGCATTTGAGCTATCCAAGAAATCACATAAAGACAAGTCAAAAGGCAGAAGTGTATTCCTTATGGGATGTATATTTCACGAGTTAAACAAAACAAAAGAAGCTTTTGAATGTTATTCGGAAGCAATTTCAATATTTAAAAACATTCATAGTAAACCATACTTATTAAAATCCATAATGAATGTATTAAATCTCCCGGGAGAATTCAGTTTATCGGTAAAAAAAGAGTACAAGACAATAGAAATATCTACTTGA
- a CDS encoding GxxExxY protein, whose protein sequence is MKYENITNNILSAAFKVYNTLGFGFLEKVYQNAMLIELKKYNLKVESEKSIKVYYEETIVGEYMADLVVEDNIIVELKAVEGLNKKFEVQLVNYLTATGLDVGLLLNFGKESLEYKRKERFLNKNPVNPVK, encoded by the coding sequence ATGAAATACGAAAATATAACAAACAATATATTAAGCGCAGCATTTAAAGTTTATAATACTCTTGGCTTCGGATTCCTTGAGAAAGTATATCAAAATGCTATGCTGATTGAGTTAAAGAAATATAATTTAAAAGTGGAATCTGAGAAATCAATAAAGGTGTATTATGAGGAGACTATTGTTGGTGAATATATGGCAGATTTAGTAGTGGAGGATAATATAATTGTGGAATTAAAAGCAGTCGAAGGATTGAATAAAAAGTTTGAGGTACAGTTAGTTAACTACTTAACAGCAACTGGGTTGGATGTTGGGTTGTTGTTAAACTTTGGGAAAGAGAGTTTAGAATACAAACGGAAAGAAAGATTCTTAAATAAAAATCCTGTTAATCCTGTCAAATAA
- a CDS encoding sulfide-dependent adenosine diphosphate thiazole synthase produces MPLDDILISQAIIDKYAKKLVSALNIDVAIAGAGPSGLAAAFYIAKKKKKVAIFERHLSIGGGMWGGGMMFNEIVVQEEGKKILDEFGVRTEKWKQGYYTASSIETVCSLGNAAMKAGVEIFNLISVEDVMLQNKKVTGLVLNWSATQIANLHVDPLTIRAKFVIEATGHPTEVLKCIEKKSGMKLQTPSGRIEGERPMWADVGEKSLIKNTKEVFPGVWVTGMAANAAYGSPRMGPIFGGMLYSGKYCAEQILKRLK; encoded by the coding sequence ATGCCTTTAGACGACATATTAATTTCACAAGCAATAATAGACAAATATGCAAAAAAATTAGTATCTGCATTGAACATAGATGTTGCTATCGCCGGCGCAGGACCTTCCGGCTTAGCCGCTGCATTTTATATTGCTAAAAAGAAGAAAAAGGTGGCAATTTTTGAACGGCACCTATCAATAGGCGGCGGTATGTGGGGCGGCGGAATGATGTTTAACGAAATTGTGGTGCAGGAAGAAGGGAAAAAAATATTAGATGAATTTGGAGTCCGGACGGAAAAATGGAAACAAGGATACTATACGGCAAGCTCCATAGAAACCGTGTGCAGTCTGGGAAATGCTGCTATGAAAGCAGGAGTAGAAATATTCAACTTAATATCCGTGGAAGATGTAATGCTGCAAAATAAAAAAGTAACCGGACTGGTGCTAAACTGGAGCGCTACACAGATAGCTAATCTTCATGTTGACCCTTTGACAATAAGGGCAAAATTCGTTATAGAAGCAACAGGACACCCTACCGAAGTATTGAAATGCATAGAGAAAAAATCAGGTATGAAATTACAAACACCTTCAGGACGCATAGAAGGAGAACGACCAATGTGGGCTGATGTCGGAGAAAAATCGCTTATTAAAAATACAAAAGAAGTGTTTCCCGGCGTATGGGTAACCGGAATGGCGGCAAACGCCGCTTATGGCTCACCCCGTATGGGACCTATATTTGGAGGAATGTTATACTCGGGTAAATATTGCGCAGAACAAATTCTTAAAAGATTGAAATAG
- a CDS encoding periplasmic heavy metal sensor, whose amino-acid sequence MKIKILIILLVLSLGVNVGTLITVVYHSNKPKIHKQWRQHPLREKLDLSQEQIGQIENIKTKSRQATVPLRDTLIMKRKELISLLKRNPSDSIKSDSLIREIANLQIQMESYVLNDMRDIMKNLTPEQSQKFCECFEEKLHCPRKSMRCCPMK is encoded by the coding sequence ATGAAAATAAAAATTTTAATAATCTTGCTTGTACTATCGCTGGGCGTAAATGTCGGCACACTGATAACCGTTGTTTATCACTCTAATAAGCCCAAAATACATAAACAATGGCGACAACATCCCTTAAGAGAAAAACTTGACCTTAGTCAGGAACAGATTGGGCAAATTGAAAATATAAAAACGAAAAGCAGACAAGCAACTGTTCCCTTGAGAGATACTTTAATTATGAAAAGGAAAGAACTTATTTCTCTGCTGAAAAGAAATCCATCCGACAGCATAAAGTCCGACAGTCTTATTAGAGAAATTGCTAACCTGCAAATACAGATGGAGTCATATGTATTAAATGATATGAGAGATATAATGAAAAACTTAACCCCGGAACAATCCCAGAAGTTTTGTGAATGTTTTGAAGAAAAATTACATTGTCCTAGAAAAAGTATGCGGTGTTGTCCGATGAAATAA